In the genome of Monodelphis domestica isolate mMonDom1 chromosome 2, mMonDom1.pri, whole genome shotgun sequence, one region contains:
- the LOC100030247 gene encoding olfactory receptor 6K3-like has protein sequence MENKNQSMVTEFFFSVFPQFQEGGFLFFIPLLLIYLFIVTGNLMIFIAVRLDTRLHNPMYNFISIFSFLEIWYTTATIPKMLSNLVSDQKTISFTGCLLQMYFFHSLGNTEGILLMTMAIDRYIAICNPLRYPTIMTPRLCAQLNIVSCVFGFLILLPEIAWISTLPFCGSNQIHQIFCDFAPVLNLACKDTSMLLVQDIFHAIAILSTALIITLSYIRIIIVILRIPSKEGRQKAFSTCASHLAVFLLFFGSVGLMYLRFSATYPPIWDTTIAVMFAVLAPFFNPIIYSLRNKDMKEAIKKLLCPKETQ, from the coding sequence ATGGAGAATAAGAACCAATCAATGGTGACAgagtttttcttctctgtgttcCCCCAATTTCAGGAAGGGGGCTTCTTGTTCTTCATCCCTTTGCTCCTCATCTACCTGTTTATTGTCACTGGGAACCTCATGATCTTCATTGCTGTAAGGCTGGATACCCGACTCCACAACCCCATGTACAATTTCATCAGCATCTTCTCCTTCTTGGAGATCTGGTACACCACAGCCACCATCCCCAAGATGCTCTCCAACCTTGTCAGTGACCAGAAGACCATCTCCTTCACTGGTTGCCTCCTACAGATGTACTTCTTCCATTCTCTTGGAAACACTGAAGGCATCTTGCTGATGACTATGGCCATTGACAGGTATATTGCGATCTGTAATCCCCTCAGATACCCAACCATAATGACGCCCAGGCTCTGTGCCCAGTTAAACATTGTTTCTTGTGTCTTTGGCTTCCTTATCTTATTGCCTGAGATTGCATGGATCTCCACCCTACCCTTCTGTGGCTCTAATCAGATCCATCAGATCTTCTGTGACTTTGCTCCTGTGCTGAACTTGGCTTGCAAAGATACCTCTATGCTCCTGGTGCAGGATATATTCCATGCTATTGCCATTCTCTCTACTGCCCTAATCATTACCCTCTCCTATATTCGAATTATCATTGTGATCCTAAGGATACCCTCAAAAGAGGGTCGCCAAAAGGCTTTTTCCACTTGTGCCAGCCATCTTGCAGTGTTCCTGTTGTTTTTTGGCAGTGTAGGACTCATGTATCTACGTTTTTCAGCTACTTACCCTCCAATCTGGGACACAACTATTGCAGTGATGTTTGCTGTCCTTGCCCCCTTTTTTAACCCAATTATCTATAGTTTGAGGAACAAGGATATGAAAgaggccatcaaaaaactcctcTGTCCAAAAGAAACACAATAA